One [Clostridium] saccharolyticum WM1 DNA segment encodes these proteins:
- the uvrA gene encoding excinuclease ABC subunit UvrA, with product MAKQYIKIRGANEHNLKNISLDIPRNELVVLTGLSGSGKSSLAFDTIYAEGQRRYMESLSSYARQFLGQMEKPDVESIEGLSPAISIDQKSTNRNPRSTVGTVTEIYDYMRLLYARIGIPHCPKCGREIRRQTIDQMVDQIMELPERTKIQLLAPVVRGRKGEHAKVMEHARKSGYVRVRIDGNLYELSEEIKLDKNIKHNIEVVVDRLAIREGIEKRLTDSIETVMELANGLMTVDVVDGQPINFSQSFSCPDCGISIDEVEPRSFSFNNPFGACPDCFGLGYKMEFDEDLMIPDKSLSIDQGAIVVLGWQSCTDKGSYTRAVLEALAKEYKFSLDTPFEDYPKEVHDILMNGTNGKEVKVHYKGQRGEGIYDVAFEGLVQNVVRRYRETYSESSKAEYESFMRITPCPSCGGMRLKKESLAVTVGDKNIYEATNMSIVKFRNFMDEMELTPMQHAIGDQILKEIRARISFLIDVGLDYLTLTRATGSLSGGEAQRIRLATQIGSGLVGVAYILDEPSIGLHQRDNDKLLKTLLHLRDLGNSVIVVEHDEDTMMAADYIVDIGPGAGEHGGNVVAVGNAKQIMKNKDSITGAYLSGRIKIPVPKERRQPTGYLTVRGAAENNLKNIDVTFPLGVMTCVTGVSGSGKSSLVNEILYKSLARKLNRARIIPGKHKGMEGTEQLDKIIAIDQSPIGRTPRSNPATYTGVFDLIRDLFASTPDAKAKGYSKGRFSFNVKGGRCEACSGDGIIKIEMHFLPDVYVPCEVCSGKRYNRETLDVRYKGKSIYDVLNMTVEEALKFFENVPSIARKIATLNDVGLSYIRLGQPSTELSGGEAQRIKLATELSKRGTGKTIYILDEPTTGLHFADVHKLIEILRKLSEGGNTVIVIEHNLDVIKTADYLIDIGPEGGEKGGTVIAQGTPEEVAECPSSYTGYYVKRYLE from the coding sequence ATGGCAAAACAGTATATTAAGATAAGAGGTGCCAATGAGCACAACTTAAAGAACATTTCCCTGGATATCCCGAGAAATGAGCTGGTTGTCTTGACCGGTCTCAGCGGTTCGGGAAAGTCTTCCCTGGCTTTTGATACCATTTATGCCGAGGGACAGAGACGCTATATGGAGTCCCTATCATCCTATGCCCGGCAGTTCCTTGGGCAGATGGAGAAGCCTGACGTGGAAAGCATTGAAGGCCTGTCGCCGGCGATTTCCATTGACCAGAAGTCTACCAACCGCAATCCCCGTTCTACGGTGGGAACGGTTACGGAGATCTATGATTACATGAGGCTTTTATATGCCAGGATCGGCATTCCCCACTGTCCCAAATGCGGACGGGAGATCCGCAGGCAGACCATAGACCAGATGGTAGATCAGATCATGGAGCTGCCGGAGCGGACCAAGATCCAGCTTCTGGCTCCTGTTGTCCGGGGACGGAAGGGAGAGCACGCAAAGGTTATGGAGCACGCCCGGAAGAGCGGATACGTAAGGGTGCGCATTGACGGGAATCTCTATGAGCTTTCTGAGGAGATCAAGCTGGATAAGAATATTAAGCATAACATTGAGGTGGTGGTGGACCGTCTAGCCATCAGGGAAGGCATCGAAAAGCGTCTGACCGACTCCATTGAGACAGTCATGGAACTGGCTAACGGCCTGATGACCGTTGATGTGGTGGACGGGCAGCCCATTAACTTCAGTCAGAGCTTTTCCTGTCCGGACTGCGGGATCAGCATTGATGAAGTGGAGCCCAGAAGCTTTTCCTTTAACAATCCGTTCGGTGCCTGCCCGGATTGTTTCGGACTTGGATATAAGATGGAATTTGATGAAGACCTGATGATACCGGATAAAAGCTTAAGCATTGACCAGGGAGCCATTGTTGTGCTTGGCTGGCAGTCCTGTACAGATAAGGGCAGCTATACCAGAGCTGTTTTAGAGGCGCTTGCCAAAGAGTATAAATTTAGCCTGGATACCCCGTTTGAAGATTATCCAAAAGAAGTTCATGATATTCTTATGAACGGAACCAATGGAAAGGAAGTCAAGGTCCATTATAAGGGGCAGCGGGGAGAAGGCATCTATGATGTGGCCTTTGAGGGTCTGGTCCAGAATGTTGTCCGGAGATACCGGGAAACTTATTCCGAGTCCTCCAAGGCAGAGTATGAATCCTTTATGCGGATTACCCCCTGTCCTTCCTGCGGCGGGATGAGACTGAAAAAAGAGTCTCTGGCTGTAACCGTAGGGGATAAGAATATATACGAAGCAACCAATATGTCCATTGTCAAGTTCCGTAATTTCATGGATGAGATGGAACTGACACCGATGCAGCACGCCATTGGGGACCAGATCTTAAAGGAAATTCGGGCCAGGATCTCCTTCCTCATAGACGTTGGTCTTGACTATCTTACCCTGACCCGTGCCACAGGTTCCCTTTCCGGCGGGGAGGCCCAGAGGATCCGTCTGGCGACCCAGATCGGTTCCGGCCTGGTTGGCGTGGCTTATATTCTGGATGAGCCGAGCATCGGACTTCATCAGAGAGATAATGATAAATTGTTAAAGACCCTTTTGCATCTTCGTGATCTGGGAAACAGTGTCATCGTGGTAGAGCATGACGAGGATACCATGATGGCTGCCGATTACATTGTGGATATCGGTCCAGGTGCAGGGGAACACGGCGGGAACGTGGTAGCTGTGGGAAATGCCAAGCAGATCATGAAGAATAAGGATTCCATTACAGGAGCTTATTTAAGCGGCCGGATCAAAATTCCGGTTCCAAAGGAAAGAAGGCAGCCCACTGGCTATTTAACCGTGAGGGGGGCGGCAGAGAACAATCTGAAAAACATTGATGTGACCTTCCCTCTGGGAGTCATGACCTGTGTAACCGGCGTGTCTGGTTCCGGTAAGAGCTCTCTGGTCAATGAGATCCTTTATAAATCCCTGGCAAGGAAACTGAACCGTGCCAGAATCATTCCCGGAAAGCATAAAGGGATGGAAGGAACGGAGCAGCTTGATAAAATCATTGCCATTGACCAGTCACCCATTGGACGGACTCCAAGGTCCAATCCGGCAACCTATACAGGAGTTTTCGATTTGATCCGGGATTTGTTTGCTTCCACTCCTGATGCCAAGGCAAAGGGGTATTCCAAGGGACGTTTCAGTTTTAATGTAAAAGGCGGGCGTTGCGAAGCCTGCAGCGGGGACGGAATCATTAAGATCGAGATGCATTTCCTTCCGGATGTCTATGTCCCCTGCGAGGTTTGCAGTGGAAAACGGTATAACCGTGAGACACTGGATGTCCGGTATAAGGGAAAAAGCATTTATGATGTCCTGAATATGACGGTGGAGGAAGCTTTGAAATTCTTTGAAAATGTTCCTTCCATCGCAAGAAAAATCGCTACCCTGAATGATGTGGGTCTTTCCTATATCCGGCTAGGACAGCCTTCTACGGAGTTATCCGGAGGAGAAGCCCAGAGAATCAAGCTGGCGACGGAGCTGAGCAAGCGGGGGACCGGGAAGACCATATACATTTTGGACGAGCCGACTACCGGCCTTCATTTTGCGGATGTCCATAAGCTGATTGAGATCCTGCGCAAGCTTTCGGAAGGGGGCAATACGGTGATCGTCATTGAACATAACTTAGATGTGATTAAAACTGCGGATTACCTCATTGACATCGGACCTGAGGGAGGAGAAAAGGGCGGTACGGTAATCGCCCAGGGCACTCCGGAAGAAGTGGCAGAATGTCCGTCTTCATACACCGGATATTATGTGAAACGGTATTTGGAATAA